A region from the Vicia villosa cultivar HV-30 ecotype Madison, WI linkage group LG3, Vvil1.0, whole genome shotgun sequence genome encodes:
- the LOC131658999 gene encoding uncharacterized protein LOC131658999 has protein sequence MEYLFHKRCAARLRDILQKAKEKACKPPWMGVDTWKFLLEKWQTKDFKDVSKQNKTNRSSSRGGAVHTSGRKAHHDVALGLAKKLKRPAHPDELFIATHKKKNGEWVDERAATTHETYVSSLTQATQTGIDVDGSTRIQMWKDVAGGKTRGRCYGVAQLAHNVRDGVSFLTQVSVTNPNSEADSEAIEAARAEAAAAQI, from the exons ATGGAATACTTGTTTCATAAAAGATGTGCTGCACGACTACGCGATATATTGCAAAAGGCTAAAGAGAAAGCATGCAAACCGCCTTGGATGGGTGTAGATACATGGAAGTTTCTTCTTGAGAAGTGGCAGACAAAAGATTTCAAAGATGTCTCCAAACAAAATAAGACTAATCGATCATCAAGTAGAGGTGGGGCAGTCCATACGTCTGGCCGTAAAGCTCACCATGATGTTGCACTTGGATTG GCTAAAAAACTCAAGCGACCCGCACATCCGGATGAGCTCTTCATTGCCACCCATAAAAAGAAGAATGGGGAGTGGGTTGACGAGCGTGCAGCGACAACACAT GAAACATATGTGAGTAGTCTTACACAAGCCACACAAACTGGTATTGATGTGGATGGATCAACAAGAATACAAATGTGGAAAGACGTTGCCGGAGGTAAAACACGGGGTCGGTGTTATGGAGTTGCACAATTGGCGCACAACGTAAGAGATGGAGTGAGCTTTTTGACACAAGTGTCTGTTACAAACCCCAATAGTGAAGCAGATAGCGAAGCTATTGAGGCTGCCAGAGCTGAAGCTGCCGCTGCAC AAATTTGA